Within Microbacterium proteolyticum, the genomic segment GGCCCGCGACGATGACGCGTTCGCCCTTGCGGAGCGAAGCCAGCGCGTTCCTGCCCAGTTCGCCGAAGACCGAAACGGCGTAGTAGTTGGTGTGCCCGTCGATCCATTGGCCGCGTTCCCGGTCGAACCGGCGCTCGCTCACGGCGAGACGGAACGCCGCGATCGGCTCGCCGCCGCGGGTGGCTCGCTCCTCGGGGTCGCCGATGATGTTGCCGACGAGGGTGATGTGGTCGCTCATGATGTGTCCTCTCTGGGTTCGGGCTCCGGCATCCGTGTGCCCGACGGACGCCGGAGCCAGGGACAGAATGACCGGTCGGGCCAGAGAGTCGCAGGCCGCGGACGCCGTTCCGTGGAGAAGTCCGACGAACCGATCAGTGGGGAGAAGGAGCACCCCGGCGATGTCGGAGGCCCCTCGTAGCGTGAGGGCATGACCACCGCACTGTGGAACGACCTCGCCCCGGCCCCGCGCCCGGCCGGGTGGGGAGCGGCGACCCACGTCGCCGCAGGCCTGTGGCGCATCGCCGACCCGCGCGGCGTCGTCGTGGGTCACGTGCGCGCGATCGCCGCCGATGACGGGTGGCGATACGCGGCCGAGCGTTTCCATGCGACGACGGGTCGGTTCCGCCGATTGGGCGAGTTCTGGTCGTCCAACGACGCACTGGAGTGCCTCCGCTACGCGCGGTAGAGCTCCACGCGGGCGCGCCCCGGCGACCCCGCGAGGTCGGAGCCGGACGCACGGACCACGACGATCGGGGCTGCAGAAAACAGACCCGATACGCCCTCGCGGCTCAGACCACGGTCGCGAGGTCGTCGAGCGCCGCTCCCGCCGCTGTCCCGCGCACGTCCTCCCAGGCGTGCCGGAGGATGTCGACGGCGCGCTCGAGCGTGTGCGGTGCGGCCGTGAACGGGATGCGCAGCCGCCGGTCGTGTCCTCCCTCGACCGCGAAGCGTGAGCCGGCGGACAGGAGCAGCCCACGGGCCCGCGCGCTCATCACGAGCGGGGTGCTGACCGGTTCTCCGAGGCCGACCCACAGCGACACCCCTCCGTGCGCGTGCGGGATTTCCCACTCGGGGAAGCGCTCGACCAGTGCGCGCGTGAGTGCATCCCGACCGGCGCGCAGCAGATCCGCGCGCTGCGTGCTGATCTCATCGAGCCGGTGCAGCAGACGCGCCGCCACGGCCTGCTCGAACTCCGGGGTGCCCAGATCGTGCACCGGTCGGCCGCTCGCCAACCGCCGCACGATGTCGGCTTCGGCCCGGACCCATCCGACGCGCAGGCCGCCCCACACCGTCTTCCCCAGGGAACCGACCCTCACGATCCGGCCCAGGTCGGGGAAGGCGACCGGCGCGGTCGGACGGTCGATGTCCAGGCCCGAGGTCGTCTCGTCCAGCACGAGGTACGTCCCGGCGCGCTGCGCACCGTCGACGAACGCGGTCACCTCCTCCCGGCTCATGGTGCGACCGGTCGGGTTCTGGAACTCGGGCATGAGATAGGCCAGAGCCGGCAGCACCCGGGCGAACGTCTGCGCCGCTCGATCGAGATCCCACCCGTCGTCCGGGGAGACGGGGACGCCGACGAGTCGGGCGCCCACGGCACGGAAGGCGTCCGCGCCGTGGGGGTAGGTCGGCGTCTCGATGAGGACGCGGTCGGCGCGCGACAGGAGGACCGAAGCGATCAGGTGCAGTGCGCTCTGCGCCCCCGTGGTCACGAGGATCTGGTCGGGCTCGGTCGCGAGTCCGCGGTCGCGATAGTGCTGGGCGATGGCTTCGCGCAGTCCCGGCTCCCCGACGACGTCGTACCCCGTACGCGCGACCAGTGCGGCGGCATCCTGAGCCACGTCCTGGATGACCGCCGGCAGACCGGGCCAGGCTGCGGGGCTCGCCTGCTGAAGGTCGATGACGCCGTCCCGCCGGTCGTCCGCGCCGGGGTCGTTGCGCCGGAGTGGCAGGGTCACGCTCCCGCTCCCGCGCAGGCTCTCGATGTGGCCGGTGTCTCGCAGGCTGCGGTACGTGGCGGCCACGGTGGTGCGACTCAATCCCAGGGCCGCGGCCAGCTCGCGCTCGGCGGGAAGCGCGGTGCGCGGGGCGATGCGGTTGTCGAGGCACAGGAGGCGGATGCCGTCAGCCAGCGCCTCGTAGGCGGGGCCGCGGCCGCGCCAGCCACCGAGCGCCTCGGCGAGGGCGCGGGCGGAGATGCGGGAGTCCATGAGGCCAGAGTAACCAGATTGGCACGCTTGCATAGACCCAATCCTGTGATTGGCTCCTTTCGTGACCACCCGGATCCTTCGCCTGCTGATCGGCCTCTGCCTCTACGGCTTCGGCTGCGCCCTCACCATCGCGGCCGGTCTCGGCGTCGACCCGTGGACGGTGTTCGCCGAGGGGCTCTCGCGCGTGACGGGGATCGGTGTCGGCTGGATCACCAACATCGTGGGACTCGGCGTGCTGCTCCTGTGGATCCCCCTCCGGCAGAGACCCGGCGTCGGCACGGTGGCCAACATCCTCCTGGTCGGGACGAGCATCCAGGTGTCCCTGACGTTCCTGCCGCATCCCGACACCCTGATCTGGCAGGCGCTGATGCTCGTGGGCGGAGTCGTCACCGTCGCGGCGGCCTCCGGACTGTACATCGGCGCGCGCTTCGGACCCGGCCCGCGCGACGGGCTGATGACCGGAATCCACGCCCGGTTCGGTTGGCCGATCTGGGCCTCGCGGCTCGCCGTCGAGGGCACCGTGCTGGTGGCGGGCTGGCTCCTCGGCGGCACGGTCGGCATCGGCACGGTCGTGTTCGCCCTCGGGATCGGACCGTTGGTGCACGTCGCACTGCGCCTGTTGGCCGCACCCGAGCCGCGACGGCGTCTTCACCGCCCGGCCCGGGTGTGACGCCCGGCGGGGTCGCGGAGGCTTCCTCGCCTCCACGACACGCTGCGGGGCTCAGTGCTCCCGGAACTGGGGCCGATCGCTCCCGGGCTTCAGGTGCGAATGCACCGCGTTCTTGGCGATCTCCATCGTGGGGTAGACCCCGAGGCGTTCGTCCCTGCCGGTCATGTGCACGGCGTAGCCCTCGGCATCCTTCTGGATGGTTCCGACCACTCCGCCGGGGCCGTACGCGACCCACAGTCGGCGCGTCGTCGTTTCGGACATGGTGCTCCTTTCGTTCGATCTGGCCGGAGCGTACGCCCGCCCGTCCGGCCCCGCCAGGGGGTCGACCACGGCGCGAGCGGGTCACCGATATCCTGGTGGCGACCCCCAGTAGCTCAGTGGATAGAGCAGCGGCCTTCTAATCCGCCGGTCGCACGTTCGAATCGTGCCTGGGGGACCGACTCCCCCGTCTCACCCCGTCAGTAGGATGACGGGATGGTAAGCGCCTCTGAGAACGACCGGCTCGTCTGGATCGACTGCGAGATGACGGGACTCGACCTTGCGGTCGACGAGCTCGTCGAGATCGCGGTCGTGGTCACCGATTTCGAGCTGAACGTCCTCGACCCCGGCTTCCAGGTCGTCATCAAGCCCGACGCCTCGGCCCTGGCGAACATGGGCGACTTCGTCACCGAGATGCACCGGTCCTCGGGTCTGCTCGACGAGATCCCGAACGGCGTGAGCCTGGCGGATGCCGAGTTCCAGGCGCTCGAGTACATCCAGCGCTTCGCCCCGCTCGAGGGCAAGGCGCCCCTGGCGGGCAACACGATCGGCACGGACCGGATGTTCCTCGCGAAGTACATGCCGCGGGTCGACCGGTGGCTGCACTACCGGAACGTGGACGTGTCGAGCATCAAAGAGCTCTCGCGCCGCTGGTATCCGCGCGCCTACTTCAACGCTCCCGCGAAGAACGGCGGGCATCGCGCCCTCGCCGACATCCTCGAGTCCATCCGCGAGCTGGCGTACTACCGCAAGGCCGTGTTCGTGCCGGAGCCGGGCCCCACGAGCGACGAGGCCAAGGGCGCCGCATCGTCGGTCGTTTCGTCGTTCGCGCGGGACGTATGACATAATCGTTCAGTTGTCCGCTGCGGTGGACACATGGTGGCTATAGCTCAGTTGGTAGAGCACCGCGTTGTGGTCGCGGGGGTCGCGGGTTCAAGTCCCGTTAGCCACCCCACCCCGAAGGCCCGCCTCCCCGGCGGGCCTTCGTCGTTCCGGCCGGTGCCCTGCGAGGACTCATAGAATTGGGCGGACGGAGCGCGAGGCATCCCCGCCGACGTCCGCAGGAACGGGAGAACCATGCACGACGAGGTGGACGAGCACGCGTGGCTCGACCTCGACGGTGCCGCGTTCGAGGCCCTGGTCGTGGACGAGCTGGACCGCCTCCCGGACGACATGGTCGACGGGCTCGACAACGTCGTGTTCGTCGTCGAGGACCGCCCCGAGGATGGATCGCTCGATCTCCTCGGCCTCTACGACGGATGGGCTCTCACCGAACGTGAACGCTACGGCGTGGGCGAACTCCCCGACCGGATCATCGTCTACCGCGAGCCGCACCTCGCCGCCTGTGCGGACGAGGACGAGCTCCGCGACGAGATCCACACCACCCTCGTCCACGAGATCGCCCACTTCTACGGCATCGACGACGCGCGTCTCCACGAACTCGGATGGGCGTGATGGCCGGTACCGCGGTTCCCGACCTCGACGAGGTCACCGAGATCGAGGCCGCTCCCCCGACCTCGTGGCAGACGGTCGTCTGGAACGACCCCGTCAACCTGATGAGCTACGTCGTCCACGTCTTCCGCACGTACTTCGGCTTCGACGCCGACACCGCCCATCGGCTCATGCTCTCCGTGCATCACGACGGGCACGCCGTCGTCGCGCGCGGACCCCGCGAACTCATGGAGTTGCACGCGCAAGCCATGCACGAGTTCGGCCTCTGGGCCACCGTGCGGAAGGACGTCGAATGAACGACCGCATCGTCGTGATGGAGATCAGCGGCCTCGAGGCGCTGCACCTCGCCGGAATCGTCGGACAGTTCCGCGATCTCGTCGCGGGCGCCGAGCGCGAGGAAGACCCGGCCGTCACGCGCCTGCTGCCCGACGCCTATCCCGACGATGAGGCCGCGAGCCGCGAGTTCCGCCGTCTGACCGGGGCCGACATGCTCGACCGGCGCGTCGAGGATGCCGGAACGGTCCTGCACACCCTCGGCATGGACGGCGGCGAACTCGATCCGGGGAGCGACCCCGACACGACTATCACCGTGGCGCTCGGCGAGACCGAAGCCCGGGCCTGGATGCGGACCCTCGCGGCGGTCCGCCTCGTGCTCGCCACGCGTCTCGGCATCCAGGACGAGGACGAGCCCCGGACGGGCGACGCGCGATTCGGCATCTACGAATGGGTCACCTACCGTCTCGACGGACTCGTCACCGCCCTCGATCGGAACTTGAGCGATCCGCCCACGGCCTGACTCAGGGTACGAACACGACGAGGGATGCCAGCGCCTGCGGCTCGTGCTCGGCGAGATGCGCGTCTTCTTGGGCCGCCCAGCGGTCCCAGTGCGGGCGGTACGTGTCACCGTCGCGCCGCAGGGCGCGGTCTTTCCGTGCGCCGTCGGGCGCGTCGACCCACACGCGGACGTCGGCGAGCGTTGCGGCCGCGGGGGTGAGCACCCCCGATCCCTCGACGACGAGCGGCAGCGACGGGTCGACGGCGTGGGCCTCCGCCCGCTCCCCCGCCTCCCAATCCCAGCGTTGCCACACGCCGATCGTGCCCTTCGCGTGGGGCAGGAGGATCGTCTCGCGAGCGTACTCCGCTCCCTCGGCGAGTCCTCCCCAGCCGGGGTAGAGGTCATCGAGAGCGACGAGCTGCACCCGGCTGCGCCCCGGCCAGGCACTGACCAGGCGGCGGGCGAGCGAACTCTTGCCCGCTCCGCTGCGGCCGTCGATGAGCACCACGGGGTTGGACGCCCCCACCGCCGACACCCGCGACGACACCGCCCCGACCGCGGCGGTCAGGGCGTCGTCGAGGGGATCGGCGCTACTTCTTGAGGGCGCGGATGACACGGCTGAGCGCGCGACCGGCGACCCACACGAAGGGGATACCGACGGCGAGCAGGGACACGAGGTTCGGGTCGAAGCGGAGGTCGTCACCGCGACGGATGTACGCGCCGAGCGGGAGGGTGTACCCGCCGCCACCTCCGCCGCCGTTGCCCTGTTCGTCCGAGCCGCCGCCGAATCCGGCCCACGTCAGGGCGACCGGGACGATGCGCACGCCGTCCACGTCCTGCTGCTCGCCGTAGGCGGAGGTGACGCCGAAGCTGGTGGCCCGCTTGCCGAGTTCCAATGCGATGTTGGGCATGGACCCCACCGTACCCGCCCGTGATCGACGCGCCCAGGGGCGTTGCGCACCGGGCGGCGCCGTGTCAGTGGTCGTACGAGGGACGCGGATTCGTGGGCAGCGCGCCGCCGCCGCGCGACGGGCCGAGGAGCGACCCGCGAGTGACGGCGCCGCGCCCGAACCGCGCGGTCGCGCCGTCGAGCGCCCCTTCCACACGGCGCCACTCCGCGTCGTCGTCCCACAGCGTCGCGGCCGTCGCGGTCGGCCGCAGTTTCTCGCCGCGGACGCCGACGAGCCGCACCGCCTGACGGCGGTCGATCCCGTCGAACAGCTCGATCGCGGCATCCCCGATCCGCTGTCCGACCGACGTGGGTTCGGGGAGGGTCCGCGAGCGGCTCAGCGTCGTGAAGTCGCTGAACCGCACCTTGATGGAGATGGTGGATGCCTCGAATTCCTGGTTCCGCAGACGCGCGCCCACACGGTCGGCCAGCCGGCGCAGCTCGACGTGGAGCGTCTGCGTGTCGGAGATGTCGGTGTGGAACGTCTCTTCGTGCCCCACGCTCTTCTCCGTGCGCCCGGTGTGCACCTCTCGGGCGTCGATCCCGCGGGCGAGGTGCCAGATGCGTTCACCCATGGCCGGCCCGAGCACCTTCTCGAGCGCCGGGCGCGGAGTGTCGAGCACGTCGGAGATGAGACGGATGCCCCGCGATTCGAGAGCCTCCGCCGCCTTCGGCCCCACTCCCCAGAGCGCACGGACCGAACGCGGCCGCAGGAACGCCTCGGTGTCCGCTTCGGCGACGATCAACAGGCCGTCGGGCTTGGAGATCGTCGAGGCCATCTTCGCCACGTGCTTGGTCGCCGCGACCCCCACGCTGCACGTCAGACCGGTGCGTTCCTTGACCCGGACCCGCAGATCGCGCGCGATCCTCCCCGGACTCCCCCACAGCCGTCGAGCCCCGCGCACGTCGAGGAACGCCTCGTCGATCGACAGGGGCTCCACGAGCGGGGTGATCTCATCGAAGATCGCCATGACCTGGCGCGACATCTCGGTGTACCGCGAGTACGGCGGATTCACGACGATCGCGTTCGGGCACAGGCGCAGGGCGATCGCCACCGGCATCGCGGACTTCACACCGTAGCGTCGCGCCTCGTACGACGCGCTGGACACGACCCCGCGCCCTTCGGAGCCGCCGATGATGAGCGGCTTGCCCGCGAGCGACGGGTCGTCGAGCACCGCGACCGAGGCGAAGAAGGCGTCCATGTCGACGTGCAGGATGCCGGTCCCGGTGTCGTCGGCACCGGGCGGCGACACGATGCGTCCCGTGCCGTCTCCGCGTCCCATGGCATCCATTCTCCCCCGGGCCTCCGACATCGCGGCCGGGGCGGGGGGCGGCGCGCGCGGCCTCGGCGATCTGCGCAACCTCAGCAGGAATCCGCCGAGGCCAGCGGATCCGAGGCCAATCGCTGAGGTTACGCCGGACGCGCTCCCGCCCCCGCCGCCTCGACCCATCCGCGCAACCTCAGCGAACTGCGCAACCTCAGCCCAAATCCCCCGAAGCCAACTGACCCAAGGCGAATCGCTGAGCTTACGCTGCCGCCCCACCCCGGGAACGACGGATGCCACGGCCCGCGCCCGCGAGGAGCGTCGGAGCCGTGGCATCCGGGGTGCTTACTGTGCGGCGGCGCGCTCCAGCACGAGCTCGCGCACGCGCGCGGCGTCGGCCTGACCCTTCATCGCCTTCATCACGGCGCCGATGACCGCGCCGGCGGCCTGGACCTTGCCGTCGCGGATCTTCGCCAGCACGTCGGGCTGGGCGGCCAGGGCCTCGTCGATCGCGGCGATGAGCGCGCCGTCGTCGGACACGACGGCGAGACCGCGGGCGTCGACGACTTCCTGCGGGGT encodes:
- a CDS encoding DUF2017 family protein, encoding MNDRIVVMEISGLEALHLAGIVGQFRDLVAGAEREEDPAVTRLLPDAYPDDEAASREFRRLTGADMLDRRVEDAGTVLHTLGMDGGELDPGSDPDTTITVALGETEARAWMRTLAAVRLVLATRLGIQDEDEPRTGDARFGIYEWVTYRLDGLVTALDRNLSDPPTA
- the orn gene encoding oligoribonuclease, encoding MVSASENDRLVWIDCEMTGLDLAVDELVEIAVVVTDFELNVLDPGFQVVIKPDASALANMGDFVTEMHRSSGLLDEIPNGVSLADAEFQALEYIQRFAPLEGKAPLAGNTIGTDRMFLAKYMPRVDRWLHYRNVDVSSIKELSRRWYPRAYFNAPAKNGGHRALADILESIRELAYYRKAVFVPEPGPTSDEAKGAASSVVSSFARDV
- the clpS gene encoding ATP-dependent Clp protease adapter ClpS — protein: MGVMAGTAVPDLDEVTEIEAAPPTSWQTVVWNDPVNLMSYVVHVFRTYFGFDADTAHRLMLSVHHDGHAVVARGPRELMELHAQAMHEFGLWATVRKDVE
- a CDS encoding methyltransferase encodes the protein MSETTTRRLWVAYGPGGVVGTIQKDAEGYAVHMTGRDERLGVYPTMEIAKNAVHSHLKPGSDRPQFREH
- a CDS encoding DNA polymerase IV → MGRGDGTGRIVSPPGADDTGTGILHVDMDAFFASVAVLDDPSLAGKPLIIGGSEGRGVVSSASYEARRYGVKSAMPVAIALRLCPNAIVVNPPYSRYTEMSRQVMAIFDEITPLVEPLSIDEAFLDVRGARRLWGSPGRIARDLRVRVKERTGLTCSVGVAATKHVAKMASTISKPDGLLIVAEADTEAFLRPRSVRALWGVGPKAAEALESRGIRLISDVLDTPRPALEKVLGPAMGERIWHLARGIDAREVHTGRTEKSVGHEETFHTDISDTQTLHVELRRLADRVGARLRNQEFEASTISIKVRFSDFTTLSRSRTLPEPTSVGQRIGDAAIELFDGIDRRQAVRLVGVRGEKLRPTATAATLWDDDAEWRRVEGALDGATARFGRGAVTRGSLLGPSRGGGALPTNPRPSYDH
- a CDS encoding PLP-dependent aminotransferase family protein encodes the protein MDSRISARALAEALGGWRGRGPAYEALADGIRLLCLDNRIAPRTALPAERELAAALGLSRTTVAATYRSLRDTGHIESLRGSGSVTLPLRRNDPGADDRRDGVIDLQQASPAAWPGLPAVIQDVAQDAAALVARTGYDVVGEPGLREAIAQHYRDRGLATEPDQILVTTGAQSALHLIASVLLSRADRVLIETPTYPHGADAFRAVGARLVGVPVSPDDGWDLDRAAQTFARVLPALAYLMPEFQNPTGRTMSREEVTAFVDGAQRAGTYLVLDETTSGLDIDRPTAPVAFPDLGRIVRVGSLGKTVWGGLRVGWVRAEADIVRRLASGRPVHDLGTPEFEQAVAARLLHRLDEISTQRADLLRAGRDALTRALVERFPEWEIPHAHGGVSLWVGLGEPVSTPLVMSARARGLLLSAGSRFAVEGGHDRRLRIPFTAAPHTLERAVDILRHAWEDVRGTAAGAALDDLATVV
- a CDS encoding metallopeptidase family protein; this translates as MHDEVDEHAWLDLDGAAFEALVVDELDRLPDDMVDGLDNVVFVVEDRPEDGSLDLLGLYDGWALTERERYGVGELPDRIIVYREPHLAACADEDELRDEIHTTLVHEIAHFYGIDDARLHELGWA
- a CDS encoding YczE/YyaS/YitT family protein → MTTRILRLLIGLCLYGFGCALTIAAGLGVDPWTVFAEGLSRVTGIGVGWITNIVGLGVLLLWIPLRQRPGVGTVANILLVGTSIQVSLTFLPHPDTLIWQALMLVGGVVTVAAASGLYIGARFGPGPRDGLMTGIHARFGWPIWASRLAVEGTVLVAGWLLGGTVGIGTVVFALGIGPLVHVALRLLAAPEPRRRLHRPARV